A section of the Burkholderia mallei ATCC 23344 genome encodes:
- a CDS encoding branched-chain amino acid ABC transporter permease: MQSVVLDLLNGLSYGLLLFMLCAGLTLIFGMLGVLNFAHASFYMLGAYAGYAIAARTSFWVALVAAPLAVGALGALCERTLLRRVRASGHLDELLLTFGLAYLIAEGVKLVWGLAPLAAPVPAALDGAAFTVYGAVFSRYRAFMMLVSIAMLGALWAVLRASRTGLVVRAALTRRAAVEALGHDVPRVMTLVFAAGTALAALAGVIGAPLAVIEPAMAQTLGSVVFAVIVIGGLGSLAGALVASLVLGCAQTFAAASRASLSDAAQLAGIALPDAWRALTLAQFAPLIPYLLLIVVLACRARGLFGERADV, translated from the coding sequence GTGCAGTCGGTCGTCCTCGATCTGCTCAACGGCCTGAGCTACGGCCTGTTGCTGTTCATGCTGTGCGCGGGGCTCACGCTGATCTTCGGCATGCTCGGCGTGCTCAATTTCGCGCACGCGAGCTTCTACATGCTCGGCGCGTACGCGGGCTACGCGATCGCCGCGCGCACGAGCTTCTGGGTCGCGCTCGTCGCCGCGCCGCTCGCCGTCGGCGCGCTCGGCGCGCTGTGCGAGCGCACGCTGCTCAGGCGGGTGAGGGCGAGCGGCCATCTCGACGAATTGCTGCTCACGTTCGGGCTCGCGTATCTGATCGCCGAGGGCGTGAAGCTCGTCTGGGGGCTCGCGCCGCTCGCCGCGCCGGTGCCCGCCGCGCTCGACGGCGCGGCGTTCACCGTCTACGGCGCGGTGTTTTCGCGTTATCGCGCGTTCATGATGCTCGTGTCGATCGCGATGCTCGGCGCGCTGTGGGCGGTGCTGCGCGCCTCGCGGACGGGGCTCGTCGTGCGCGCGGCGCTCACGCGGCGCGCGGCCGTCGAGGCGCTCGGCCACGACGTGCCGCGCGTGATGACGCTCGTGTTCGCCGCGGGCACCGCGCTCGCCGCGCTCGCCGGCGTGATCGGCGCGCCGCTCGCGGTGATCGAGCCCGCGATGGCGCAGACGCTCGGCTCGGTCGTGTTCGCGGTCATCGTGATCGGCGGGCTCGGCTCGCTCGCGGGCGCGCTCGTCGCGTCGCTCGTGCTCGGCTGCGCGCAGACGTTCGCCGCGGCGAGCCGCGCGTCGCTGAGCGACGCGGCGCAGTTGGCGGGCATCGCGCTGCCTGACGCGTGGCGCGCGTTGACGCTCGCGCAGTTCGCGCCGTTGATTCCGTATCTGCTGCTGATCGTGGTGCTCGCGTGCCGCGCGCGCGGCCTGTTCGGCGAGCGCGCCGATGTCTAG
- a CDS encoding NUDIX domain-containing protein, which yields MTTADYRFCPRCARALAERADPVDEGGRLRRACPDATCGYVHWNNPVPVVAAIVEYEGRILLARNAAWPEGMFALITGFLEHGETPEAGIAREVREETSLEAESVTLVGVYEFIRKNELIIAYHVRASGTIRLSPELLEYRLIEAPKLRPWRAGTGQAVADWMRARGLEFEFVDFPGAVANPG from the coding sequence ATGACCACCGCCGACTACCGCTTCTGTCCTCGCTGCGCGCGAGCGCTCGCCGAGCGCGCCGATCCCGTCGACGAGGGCGGCCGCCTGCGCCGCGCGTGCCCCGACGCAACCTGCGGCTATGTCCACTGGAACAACCCGGTGCCCGTCGTCGCGGCGATCGTCGAGTACGAAGGCCGGATCCTGCTCGCGCGCAACGCCGCGTGGCCGGAAGGCATGTTCGCGCTCATCACCGGCTTTCTCGAGCACGGCGAGACGCCCGAGGCGGGCATCGCGCGTGAAGTGCGCGAGGAAACGTCGCTCGAGGCCGAATCCGTGACGCTCGTCGGCGTCTACGAGTTCATCCGCAAGAACGAGCTGATCATCGCGTATCACGTGCGCGCGAGCGGGACGATCCGCCTGTCGCCCGAATTGCTCGAATATCGGCTCATCGAGGCGCCGAAGCTGCGGCCGTGGCGCGCGGGCACCGGCCAGGCGGTCGCCGACTGGATGCGCGCGCGCGGGCTCGAATTCGAGTTCGTCGATTTTCCCGGAGCGGTCGCGAACCCGGGCTGA
- a CDS encoding LysR substrate-binding domain-containing protein, with protein MDLAALAIFRAVVRENGVTRAAAKLNRVQSNVTTRIKQLEEQLGAPLFVRDGRRLVLTPAGETLLPYAERLLALADEARHAVTENRPHGRLRLGAMESTAASRLPALLARYHQAWPDVTLELVTGTTGKLIGLVRDFELDAALVATPAGSEALGEPFETASAFTEELVLLTPRGHPRVRTPRDVRLPTLVAFERGCAYRGCVERWYAAEGLKPERVLELGSYHAIVACVAAGAGVAVAPRSVLAVQREPDSLGVHPIDGMPPIDTMLVWRQGHFSAALAALRDALRDAAAAANATDVAAHEAAKVAPRRTRRGAARETLPA; from the coding sequence ATGGATCTGGCGGCTCTCGCGATCTTTCGCGCGGTCGTGCGCGAGAACGGCGTGACGCGCGCGGCGGCAAAGCTCAACCGTGTGCAATCGAACGTCACGACGCGCATCAAGCAACTGGAGGAGCAGCTCGGCGCGCCGCTTTTCGTGCGCGACGGCCGCCGGCTCGTGCTCACCCCGGCCGGCGAGACGCTGCTGCCGTATGCGGAGCGTCTGCTCGCGCTCGCCGACGAGGCGCGCCACGCGGTCACCGAAAACCGGCCGCACGGCCGGTTGCGGCTCGGCGCGATGGAAAGCACCGCGGCGAGCCGCCTGCCCGCCTTGCTCGCCCGCTACCACCAGGCGTGGCCCGACGTCACGCTCGAGCTCGTCACCGGCACGACGGGCAAGCTGATCGGTCTCGTGCGCGACTTCGAGCTCGACGCCGCGCTCGTCGCGACGCCGGCCGGCTCCGAGGCGCTCGGCGAGCCGTTCGAGACGGCGTCCGCGTTCACCGAAGAACTGGTGCTGCTCACGCCGCGCGGCCATCCGCGCGTGCGCACGCCGCGCGACGTGCGGCTGCCGACGCTCGTCGCGTTCGAGCGCGGCTGCGCGTACCGCGGCTGCGTCGAGCGCTGGTACGCGGCGGAGGGGCTGAAGCCCGAGCGCGTGCTCGAACTCGGCTCGTATCACGCGATCGTCGCGTGCGTCGCGGCGGGCGCGGGCGTCGCGGTCGCGCCGCGCTCGGTGCTCGCCGTCCAGCGCGAGCCGGACAGCCTCGGCGTGCACCCGATCGACGGCATGCCGCCGATCGATACGATGCTCGTCTGGCGCCAGGGGCATTTCTCGGCGGCGCTCGCCGCGCTGCGCGACGCGTTGCGCGACGCCGCCGCCGCGGCGAACGCCACCGACGTCGCGGCGCACGAAGCGGCGAAGGTCGCGCCCCGGCGCACGCGGCGCGGCGCCGCGCGCGAAACACTGCCGGCTTGA
- a CDS encoding IS3-like element IS407 family transposase (programmed frameshift), producing the protein MKKRFTEQQIIGFLKEAEAGMPVKELCRKHGFSDASFYTWRAKFGGMEVSEARRLKGLEVENARLKKLLAEAMLDMEALKVVVKGKPLSPQAKREAVLAIREKVNISERRACRLVGLSRSVLHYDAKPDHENEVLAARLVKLAHERRRFGYRRLHALVEREGTHANHKRIYRLYREAGLAVRRRRKRHGVMIEREQLALPGAPNEVWSIDFVMDALSNGRRVKCLTVVDDFTKEAVDIVVDHGISGLYVARALDRAARFRGYPKAVRTDQGPEFTSRALDQWAYANGVTLKLIQAGKPTQNAYIESFNGKFRDECLNEHWFTTLAHARAVIAAWRQDYNEQRPHSALNYLAPSEFAAKHRATADAPAAFQELV; encoded by the exons ATGAAGAAGCGCTTTACGGAACAGCAAATCATCGGGTTTCTGAAGGAAGCCGAGGCCGGTATGCCGGTCAAGGAACTGTGCAGGAAGCATGGGTTCAGTGACGCGTCGTTCTACACCTGGCGCGCGAAGTTCGGCGGCATGGAAGTCTCGGAAGCCCGCCGGCTCAAGGGCCTCGAGGTGGAGAATGCCCGACTGAAGAAACTGCTGGCCGAAGCAATGCTCGATATGGAAGCGTTGAAGGTTGTCGTCAAGGGAAAGC CCCTGAGCCCGCAAGCCAAACGCGAAGCAGTGTTGGCGATTCGGGAGAAGGTCAACATCTCCGAGCGCCGCGCCTGCCGGCTTGTCGGGCTTTCTCGCAGCGTGCTGCATTACGACGCGAAGCCGGACCACGAGAATGAGGTGCTCGCGGCGCGTCTGGTGAAGTTGGCGCACGAACGTCGTCGATTCGGCTACCGCCGACTGCACGCCCTGGTGGAACGCGAAGGCACGCACGCCAATCACAAGCGCATCTATCGCCTGTACCGTGAGGCAGGGCTGGCTGTGCGGCGCCGTCGCAAGCGCCACGGCGTCATGATTGAGCGCGAGCAACTGGCATTGCCGGGCGCACCCAACGAGGTATGGTCAATCGATTTCGTGATGGATGCGCTTTCCAACGGCCGGCGCGTGAAGTGCCTGACCGTCGTCGACGATTTCACGAAAGAGGCTGTCGACATCGTCGTCGACCATGGCATCTCAGGTTTGTATGTCGCTCGGGCATTGGACCGTGCAGCTCGCTTCCGTGGCTATCCCAAGGCGGTGCGAACAGACCAGGGACCCGAATTTACGAGCCGCGCGCTTGACCAGTGGGCGTATGCGAACGGCGTCACGCTGAAGTTGATTCAGGCGGGCAAGCCCACGCAGAATGCGTACATCGAATCGTTCAACGGCAAGTTCCGCGACGAATGCCTTAACGAGCACTGGTTCACGACGCTCGCGCACGCTCGGGCAGTCATCGCGGCATGGCGTCAGGACTACAACGAGCAAAGGCCGCACAGCGCACTGAACTACCTTGCGCCGTCAGAGTTTGCGGCGAAACATCGGGCAACCGCGGACGCTCCTGCCGCTTTCCAGGAGTTGGTTTAA
- a CDS encoding iron-containing alcohol dehydrogenase: protein MAYIYYLTHIHLGDDALAMLGAECARSGIARPLVVTDKGVAAAGLVDRALEALGLGALPVFDDTPSNPTEAAVLAAAQRYRDEGCDGLVAVGGGSAIDLAKGVAIAATHPAPLTRYATIEGGSERITAAAAPLIAVPTTSGTGSEVARGAILILADGRKLGFHSWHLLPKAAICDPSLTLGLPPGLTAATGMDAIAHCIETFLAPAFNPPADGIALDGLERAWAHIERATHDGGDRAARLAMMSASMQGAMAFQKGLGCVHSLSHPLGGVKVDGKTSLHHGTLNAVVLPAVLRFNESAPSVVAERRYARMRRVMNLPERADLSQALHDMTARLGLPTGLRQMGVDEQAFDHVIEGALADHCHKTNPRIASADDYRRMLVESL, encoded by the coding sequence GTGGCCTACATCTATTACCTGACGCACATCCATCTCGGCGACGACGCGCTCGCGATGCTCGGCGCCGAGTGCGCGCGCAGCGGCATCGCGCGGCCGCTCGTCGTGACGGACAAGGGCGTCGCGGCGGCGGGGCTCGTCGATCGCGCGCTCGAGGCACTCGGCCTCGGCGCGCTGCCCGTGTTCGACGACACGCCGTCGAATCCGACCGAAGCCGCCGTGCTCGCCGCCGCGCAGCGTTATCGCGACGAGGGCTGCGACGGGCTCGTCGCGGTCGGCGGCGGCTCGGCGATCGATCTCGCCAAAGGCGTCGCAATCGCGGCGACGCATCCGGCGCCGCTCACCCGATACGCGACGATCGAAGGCGGCAGCGAGCGGATCACCGCGGCCGCCGCGCCGCTCATCGCGGTGCCGACGACCTCGGGCACCGGCAGCGAGGTCGCGCGCGGCGCGATCCTGATCCTCGCCGACGGCCGCAAGCTCGGCTTCCATTCGTGGCACCTGCTGCCGAAGGCGGCGATCTGCGACCCGTCGCTCACGCTCGGCCTGCCGCCCGGGCTCACCGCCGCGACCGGCATGGACGCGATCGCGCACTGCATCGAGACCTTCCTCGCGCCGGCGTTCAATCCGCCCGCCGACGGCATCGCGCTCGACGGCCTCGAGCGCGCGTGGGCGCATATCGAGCGCGCGACGCACGACGGCGGCGATCGCGCCGCGCGCCTCGCGATGATGAGCGCGTCGATGCAGGGCGCGATGGCGTTCCAGAAGGGGCTCGGCTGCGTGCACTCGCTGTCGCATCCGTTGGGCGGCGTGAAGGTCGACGGCAAGACTTCGCTGCATCACGGCACGCTGAACGCGGTCGTGCTGCCCGCGGTGCTGCGCTTCAACGAAAGCGCGCCGAGCGTCGTCGCCGAGCGCCGCTATGCGCGGATGCGCCGCGTGATGAACCTGCCCGAGCGCGCGGATCTGTCCCAGGCGCTGCACGACATGACCGCGCGTCTCGGCCTGCCGACGGGGCTGCGGCAAATGGGCGTCGACGAGCAAGCGTTCGACCACGTGATCGAGGGCGCGCTCGCCGATCATTGCCACAAGACGAACCCGCGTATCGCGTCGGCCGACGATTACCGGCGCATGCTCGTCGAATCGCTGTGA
- a CDS encoding YbjQ family protein, with protein MADPQLITTAFDIPGYRIERSLGVARGIVVRSRSIVGTFGASIQTLFGGNISLYTSLCERARQDAYERMIDEARRMGGNAIVGMRYDATEIASGVTEVLCYGTAVQAVRAG; from the coding sequence ATGGCAGATCCGCAGCTCATCACGACCGCATTCGACATCCCGGGCTACCGGATCGAGCGCTCGCTCGGCGTCGCGCGCGGCATCGTCGTGCGTTCGCGCTCGATCGTCGGCACGTTCGGCGCATCGATTCAAACGCTGTTCGGCGGCAACATCTCGCTCTACACGTCGCTGTGCGAGCGCGCGCGGCAGGATGCCTACGAGCGGATGATCGACGAGGCGCGGCGCATGGGCGGCAACGCGATCGTCGGGATGCGCTACGACGCCACCGAGATCGCCTCGGGCGTGACCGAGGTGCTGTGCTACGGCACCGCGGTGCAGGCGGTGCGCGCCGGCTGA
- a CDS encoding acyl-CoA thioesterase: MSSTKPVPLPRSAYRHFLPITTRWMDNDVYGHVNNVVYYSYFDTVVNEYLIRRGALDVERGATIGLVVETQCNYFAPLVFPQRVEAGLRVARLGSSSVRYEIGLFAHGEASAAAQGHFVHVYVDRATRRPVPLPEPLRAALAPLVAPAA, translated from the coding sequence ATGTCCTCGACCAAACCCGTTCCGCTGCCGCGCAGCGCCTATCGCCACTTCCTGCCGATCACGACGCGCTGGATGGACAACGACGTCTACGGCCACGTGAACAACGTCGTCTACTACAGCTACTTCGACACGGTCGTCAACGAGTACCTGATCCGCCGCGGCGCGCTCGACGTCGAGCGCGGCGCGACGATCGGCCTCGTCGTCGAGACGCAGTGCAACTACTTCGCGCCGCTCGTGTTTCCGCAGCGCGTCGAGGCGGGGCTGCGGGTCGCGCGGCTCGGTTCGTCGAGCGTGCGCTACGAGATCGGCCTCTTCGCGCACGGCGAAGCGTCGGCCGCCGCGCAGGGGCATTTCGTGCACGTGTACGTCGATCGCGCGACGCGCCGGCCGGTGCCGCTGCCCGAGCCGCTGCGCGCCGCGCTCGCGCCGCTCGTCGCGCCGGCGGCCTGA
- a CDS encoding CaiB/BaiF CoA transferase family protein, translating to MGALSHIRVLDLSRVLAGPWCAQTLADLGADVIKVERPECGDDTRHWGPPYLKTPDGADTREAAYYLAANRNKRSVTVDIATPEGQRIIRELAAQCDVVLENYKVGQLAKYGLDYASLAAVKPGLVYCSVTGFGQTGPYAHRAGYDFIIQGMGGFMSITGERDGLPGGGPQKAGVAIADLATGLYSTIAILAALAHRDRTGEGQHIDMALLDVQVALLANMNTNFLASGKPPVRWGNAHPNIVPYQTFETSDGWIIVAVGNDGQFRKFVEAGGRPELADDERFATNPARVRHRDTLVPIVAAMTKTRTKREWLDALEALGVPCGPINDLAEVFDDEQVRARGMQVDLPHPSGASAKLVRNPIRMSATPPDARSAPPLLGEHTDAVLRDLLGYGDAAIAALRDKRVV from the coding sequence ATGGGAGCCCTCAGCCACATCCGCGTCCTGGACCTGAGCCGCGTGCTCGCGGGCCCGTGGTGCGCGCAGACGCTTGCCGATCTCGGCGCCGACGTGATCAAGGTCGAGCGCCCGGAGTGCGGCGACGACACCCGGCACTGGGGCCCGCCGTACCTGAAGACGCCGGACGGCGCCGACACCCGCGAAGCCGCGTACTACCTCGCCGCGAACCGCAACAAGCGCTCGGTGACGGTCGATATCGCGACGCCCGAGGGCCAGCGGATCATCCGCGAGCTCGCCGCGCAATGCGACGTCGTGCTCGAGAACTACAAGGTCGGCCAGCTCGCGAAATACGGGCTCGACTACGCGTCGCTCGCGGCCGTGAAGCCCGGCCTCGTCTATTGCTCGGTGACGGGCTTCGGCCAGACGGGCCCGTACGCGCACCGCGCCGGCTACGACTTCATCATCCAGGGGATGGGCGGCTTCATGAGCATCACCGGCGAGCGCGACGGCCTGCCGGGCGGCGGCCCGCAGAAGGCGGGCGTCGCGATCGCCGATCTCGCGACGGGCCTGTACTCGACGATCGCGATCCTCGCCGCGCTCGCGCACCGCGACCGCACGGGCGAAGGCCAGCACATCGACATGGCGCTCCTCGACGTGCAGGTGGCGCTCCTCGCGAACATGAACACGAACTTCCTCGCGAGCGGCAAGCCGCCCGTGCGCTGGGGCAACGCACATCCGAACATCGTGCCGTACCAGACGTTCGAGACGAGCGACGGCTGGATCATCGTCGCGGTCGGCAACGACGGCCAGTTCCGCAAGTTCGTCGAGGCGGGCGGGCGCCCCGAGCTCGCCGACGACGAGCGCTTCGCGACGAACCCCGCGCGCGTGCGCCACCGCGACACGCTCGTGCCGATCGTCGCCGCGATGACGAAGACGCGCACGAAGCGCGAGTGGCTCGACGCGCTCGAGGCGCTCGGCGTGCCGTGCGGACCGATCAACGACCTCGCCGAAGTGTTCGACGACGAACAGGTGCGCGCGCGCGGCATGCAGGTCGATTTGCCGCATCCGAGCGGCGCGAGCGCGAAACTCGTGCGCAATCCGATCCGAATGAGCGCGACGCCGCC
- the alaS gene encoding alanine--tRNA ligase, which produces MKAAEIREKFLKFFESKGHTIVRSSSLVPGNDPTLLFTNSGMVQFKDVFLGAETRPYSRATTAQRSVRAGGKHNDLENVGYTARHHTFFEMLGNFSFGDYFKRDAIHYAWELLTSVYKLPADKLWVTVYHDDDEAYDIWAKEVGVPAERIIRIGDNKGARYASDNFWQMGDTGPCGPCSEIFYDHGPDVWGGPPGSPEEDGDRYIEIWNLVFMQFNRDAQGNMTRLPKPCVDTGMGLERIAAVLQHVHSNYEIDLFQQLIKASARETGVADLANNSLKVIADHIRACSFLIVDGVIPGNEGRGYVLRRIVRRAIRHGYKLGRKAPFFHKLVADLVAEMGAAYPELKEAEPRVTDVLRQEEERFFETIEHGMSILEAALAELDAAGGKTLDGELAFKLHDTYGFPLDLTADVCRERGVTVDEPAFDDAMARQREQARAAGKFKATQGLEYTGAKTTFHGYEEIAFDDAKVVALYVEGASVGEVKAGESAVVVLDHTPFYAESGGQVGDQGVLANAATRFAVGDTLKVQADVIGHHGELEQGTLKVGDVVRAEIDAARRARTARNHSATHLMHKALRDVLGSHVQQKGSLVDADKTRFDFAHNAPLTDDEIRRVEAIVNEQVLANAPGIVRVMPYDDAVKGGAMALFGEKYGDEVRVLDLGFSRELCGGTHVHRTGDIGLFKIVAEGGVAAGIRRVEAITGDNAVRYVQALDARVNAAAAALKAQPSELLQRIGQVQDQVKSLEKELGALKSKLASSQGDELAQQAVEVGGVHVLAATLDGADAKTLRETVDKLKDKLKSAAIVLAAVDGGKVSLIAGVTADASKKVKAGELVNFVAQQVGGKGGGRSDMAQAGGTEPAKLPAALAGVKGWVEARL; this is translated from the coding sequence ATGAAAGCCGCCGAAATCCGCGAGAAATTCCTCAAGTTCTTCGAATCGAAGGGCCATACGATCGTCCGCTCGTCGAGCCTCGTGCCCGGCAACGACCCCACGCTGCTCTTCACCAATTCGGGAATGGTGCAGTTCAAGGACGTGTTCCTCGGCGCGGAGACGCGCCCGTATTCCCGCGCGACCACCGCGCAGCGCAGCGTGCGCGCGGGCGGCAAGCACAACGATCTCGAGAACGTCGGCTACACCGCGCGTCACCATACGTTCTTCGAGATGCTCGGCAACTTCTCGTTCGGCGATTACTTCAAGCGCGACGCGATCCATTACGCGTGGGAGCTGCTGACGAGCGTCTACAAGCTGCCCGCCGACAAGCTCTGGGTCACCGTCTACCATGACGACGACGAAGCCTACGACATCTGGGCGAAGGAAGTCGGCGTGCCTGCCGAGCGGATCATCCGGATCGGCGACAACAAGGGCGCGCGCTACGCGTCGGACAACTTCTGGCAGATGGGCGACACCGGCCCGTGCGGCCCGTGCTCGGAAATCTTCTACGACCACGGCCCGGACGTGTGGGGCGGCCCGCCCGGATCGCCCGAGGAAGACGGCGACCGCTACATCGAGATCTGGAACCTCGTGTTCATGCAGTTCAACCGCGACGCGCAGGGCAACATGACGCGCCTGCCGAAGCCGTGCGTCGACACCGGCATGGGCCTCGAGCGGATCGCGGCCGTGCTGCAGCACGTGCACAGTAACTACGAGATCGATCTGTTCCAGCAGTTGATCAAGGCGTCGGCGCGCGAGACGGGCGTCGCCGATCTCGCGAACAACTCGCTGAAGGTGATCGCCGATCACATCCGCGCGTGCTCGTTCCTGATCGTCGACGGCGTGATCCCCGGCAACGAAGGCCGCGGCTACGTGCTGCGCCGGATCGTGCGCCGCGCGATCCGCCACGGCTACAAGCTCGGCCGCAAGGCGCCGTTCTTCCACAAGCTCGTGGCCGACCTCGTCGCCGAGATGGGCGCCGCCTATCCGGAGCTGAAGGAAGCCGAGCCGCGCGTGACCGACGTGCTGCGCCAGGAGGAGGAGCGCTTCTTCGAGACGATCGAGCACGGGATGTCGATTCTCGAGGCGGCGCTCGCCGAACTGGACGCCGCGGGCGGCAAGACGCTCGACGGCGAGCTCGCGTTCAAGCTGCACGACACGTACGGCTTCCCGCTCGATCTGACGGCCGACGTGTGCCGCGAGCGCGGCGTGACGGTCGACGAGCCGGCGTTCGACGACGCGATGGCGCGCCAGCGCGAGCAGGCGCGCGCGGCGGGCAAGTTCAAGGCGACGCAGGGCCTCGAATACACGGGCGCGAAGACGACGTTCCACGGCTACGAGGAAATCGCGTTCGACGACGCGAAGGTCGTCGCGCTGTACGTCGAAGGCGCGTCGGTCGGCGAAGTGAAGGCGGGCGAGAGCGCGGTGGTGGTGCTCGACCACACGCCGTTCTACGCGGAATCGGGTGGCCAGGTCGGCGACCAGGGCGTGCTCGCGAACGCGGCCACGCGTTTCGCGGTCGGCGATACGCTGAAGGTCCAGGCCGACGTGATCGGCCACCACGGCGAGCTCGAGCAGGGCACGCTGAAGGTGGGCGACGTGGTCCGCGCGGAGATCGACGCCGCGCGCCGCGCGCGCACCGCGCGCAACCACTCGGCGACGCACCTGATGCACAAGGCGCTGCGCGACGTGCTCGGCTCGCACGTGCAGCAGAAGGGCTCGCTCGTCGACGCGGACAAGACCCGCTTCGACTTCGCGCACAACGCGCCGCTGACCGACGACGAAATCCGCCGCGTCGAGGCCATCGTCAACGAGCAGGTGCTCGCGAACGCGCCGGGCATCGTGCGCGTGATGCCGTACGACGACGCGGTGAAGGGCGGCGCGATGGCGCTCTTCGGCGAGAAGTACGGCGACGAGGTGCGCGTGCTCGATCTCGGCTTCTCGCGCGAGCTGTGCGGCGGCACGCACGTGCACCGCACGGGCGACATCGGCCTGTTCAAGATCGTCGCGGAAGGCGGCGTCGCGGCGGGCATTCGCCGCGTCGAGGCGATCACGGGCGATAACGCGGTGCGCTATGTGCAGGCGCTCGACGCGCGCGTGAACGCGGCGGCCGCCGCGCTGAAGGCGCAGCCGTCCGAGCTGCTGCAGCGCATCGGCCAGGTGCAGGATCAGGTCAAGTCGCTCGAGAAGGAGCTGGGCGCGCTGAAGTCGAAGCTCGCGTCGAGCCAGGGCGACGAGCTCGCGCAGCAGGCGGTCGAAGTGGGCGGCGTGCACGTGCTTGCCGCGACGCTCGACGGCGCCGATGCGAAGACGCTGCGCGAAACCGTCGACAAGCTGAAGGACAAGCTCAAGAGCGCGGCGATCGTGCTCGCGGCGGTCGACGGCGGCAAGGTGAGCCTGATCGCCGGCGTCACGGCGGATGCAAGCAAGAAGGTGAAGGCGGGCGAGCTCGTGAACTTCGTCGCGCAGCAGGTGGGCGGCAAGGGCGGCGGCCGGTCGGACATGGCGCAGGCGGGCGGCACGGAGCCGGCGAAGCTGCCGGCGGCGCTCGCGGGCGTCAAGGGCTGGGTCGAGGCGCGGCTGTAA